From one Streptomyces sp. CA-210063 genomic stretch:
- a CDS encoding PAS domain-containing protein produces MSSRPSRGAARLAAILDALPDALVLVNANGTVVNANTIALEAFEAPGTALVGRGLLDLLPEFDSRLIPGSMRRPATMDPAGRTKPTRMIARRTDGSEFPVEVTSANLENGQQAYDGYGSANDELLMLVVRDLSGTVDTEAELARSQRQTEMILRAASEGVVGTDTDGRIVLVNPAAAQILGYRASDLGGRELHTLVLHSREDGAPFPYTESPLADTLRSGRKHRVRGQVLWSKNGEKVSVDLTTAPVRDGDQLVGAVMTFTDRRPYDRLAEEKDSEAEAHAEELERLTKEHAEELESVREKHTAELAELSEQQAEELAAGDERYAALGEREKDRYEALAARHEQLLAVLGTSLRGPLDQLRAELGTLAADDAGQLWPEANQVLHHLTAGYSRITTLIDNVLGYQRIDAGEDVLDRRAVMLDAVVAAGVDGAVELVGPGRVQFAVHAPPIEAEVDQTRLATALAHLVADVAGVDATGNAPLSGGGYMDNTVVVAAAQRGEVVRIEVRGPYAGGDPVHQPIVQGIVRAHGGVLQTVEVPGMSGSAYVLEVPLGGGAGAVPAQALPAAVVETEPDSGAGSGSVATGAEVSLPEQAGGGGGRRRARRSSVDAFLDSEDAPEDREAETAVAPTGRRRRRAADAAGEVPAAAGEGPVPAQVAEGEGSGGGGQQRGQAASADAAGESVAAEGAVVTAAEHAAGAAAAATGLGGTVPPQGVPAPSGRRARREPGQNALPPALPAGPSPADAASGEAGGAQQPTGRRRRALAGPEERAAAPEPGARAVFALPPAEADRGPEYGQSAGLGPVPVPPGPGAPMPMPMPMPMPMPAGTAAPAQGGEDGYEGEGGQGVAAAAGGMGAAGGGAVSAGGAVPAGGPVPAQGAAPAQGAAPAGVPALAGGAVPGGGAVPGGGLVPAGGVGQQVGQGAGAAGVVAGPGGVNPQGHVAGPGVVAGPGGGQAHGGGQVPGAGQAHGAGQVAGAGQAHGAGQIPGAGQAHGAGQVAGAGQAPGAGQIPGAGQAHGAGQVAGAGQAPGAGQIPGAAHAPGAGQIASGGQAPAAGQAPVAGQVPGPGQVPGPGQAPGVDQAPSAGQVPGAGQIPGPAQAPGAGQVASAGQVPAAGQIPGAAQAPSAGQIPAAGQLPGAPAGGVDDGRHDAAPHNPADDHTPPQPHPVPTPTGRRRAVRQPAPQQGDGVATVAPGQGVPAQGVPPQGGPGQAVPAQGVPVGAAQPVPAQGVVPGGPQPTRAAPGQPVPGAVTAAQPVAPQGVPGAAGQAHPGQAAPGQVVARQAAAGQAVAAQGAVPPQAVPGGPQPVPAPAGALGRSVTVSGVQGVQGVQEVQGGPAVQGGPQPVPAQGVPGAPQAVPAQGTVGSPQPQPQPQSWPDAHQGTSGAGIPVAAPQAALPPQSTPSSGTPLPPEVAVQQQPRAAQPLPAEASAPATPATPAASATPSAPAPAPTPFDPNSTQGRAISVRTLGQGVPFARHGGPQAQAQAQAQAQAQAQPQTGGTPAPNQPGGSGRRRKLGTRPQPTADRPESGARPHPQSTPSNGTGVGTGQTPPPAQAAQPQQTAAQAPQPSLAGQVPLPQQPSLAGQVPLPPQQPSLAGQSRLTGRTEGAGRSYAIGAPDENADEGPEPLDGPGGAVEVPDQPHPQPMDDELPPEPLDNPRRLLVWPAPDVSTHQALSDRGYRPVIVNSREDVDAQIAAYPAALFVDPLTGPITRTALQSLRQAAVAAEVPVLVTAGLGQATREAAYGADPAILLKALAPRDSEQHPPRVLLIEEHAEIALALTATLERRGMQVARAASDADAVTLAAQMRPNLVVMDLLQVHRRQAGIIDWLRTNGQLNRTPLVVYTAAVDPSELPRLASGETVLFLAERSTSPEVQTRIVDLLSRVGTN; encoded by the coding sequence GTGAGCAGCAGGCCATCCCGAGGCGCTGCTCGCCTCGCAGCCATACTGGACGCGCTGCCCGACGCGTTGGTGCTGGTCAACGCCAATGGGACCGTCGTCAACGCCAACACGATCGCGCTGGAGGCCTTCGAGGCCCCGGGGACGGCTCTCGTGGGGCGCGGGCTGCTCGATCTGCTGCCGGAGTTCGACTCCCGGCTCATCCCCGGATCCATGCGGCGGCCCGCCACCATGGACCCGGCGGGGCGGACCAAACCGACCCGCATGATCGCCCGCCGGACCGACGGCAGCGAGTTCCCGGTCGAGGTAACAAGCGCGAATCTGGAGAACGGCCAGCAGGCGTACGACGGTTACGGCTCCGCCAATGACGAGCTGCTCATGCTGGTCGTACGGGATCTTTCGGGCACCGTCGACACCGAGGCCGAACTCGCGCGTTCGCAACGGCAGACCGAGATGATCCTGCGGGCCGCGTCCGAGGGCGTGGTCGGGACCGATACGGACGGGCGGATCGTCCTCGTCAATCCGGCCGCCGCTCAGATACTGGGTTATCGGGCCAGTGACCTCGGAGGACGTGAGCTGCACACGCTGGTGCTGCACTCGCGCGAGGACGGCGCTCCCTTCCCGTACACCGAGTCGCCGCTCGCGGACACCTTGCGGTCCGGACGCAAGCACCGGGTGCGCGGGCAGGTGCTGTGGTCGAAGAACGGCGAGAAGGTGTCGGTCGATCTGACGACCGCGCCGGTGCGCGACGGGGACCAGCTCGTCGGGGCCGTGATGACGTTCACCGACCGGCGGCCGTACGACAGGCTCGCCGAGGAGAAGGACTCCGAGGCCGAGGCCCACGCGGAGGAGTTGGAGCGGCTCACCAAGGAGCACGCGGAGGAACTCGAGAGTGTGCGGGAGAAGCACACCGCCGAGCTGGCCGAGCTGAGCGAACAGCAAGCCGAGGAACTCGCCGCCGGGGACGAGCGGTACGCGGCGCTCGGGGAGCGCGAGAAGGACCGTTACGAGGCGCTGGCCGCGCGGCACGAGCAGTTGCTCGCCGTGCTGGGCACCTCGCTGCGCGGCCCGCTCGACCAACTCCGCGCCGAACTGGGCACGCTCGCCGCCGACGACGCCGGGCAGCTGTGGCCCGAGGCCAACCAGGTGCTCCACCATCTGACCGCCGGGTACTCGCGGATCACGACGCTCATCGACAACGTGCTCGGCTATCAGCGGATCGACGCGGGCGAGGACGTTCTCGACCGCAGGGCCGTCATGCTCGACGCGGTCGTCGCGGCCGGTGTCGACGGGGCCGTGGAGCTGGTCGGGCCGGGGCGGGTGCAGTTCGCCGTGCACGCGCCGCCCATCGAGGCCGAGGTGGACCAGACGCGGCTCGCGACCGCGCTCGCGCACCTCGTCGCGGATGTCGCCGGTGTCGACGCGACGGGCAACGCGCCCCTGTCCGGCGGCGGCTACATGGACAACACCGTCGTCGTGGCGGCCGCGCAGCGCGGGGAGGTCGTGCGCATCGAGGTGCGCGGGCCGTACGCCGGGGGAGACCCGGTGCACCAGCCGATCGTCCAGGGGATCGTGCGGGCGCACGGCGGTGTGCTCCAGACGGTCGAGGTGCCGGGGATGAGCGGCAGCGCCTATGTGCTGGAGGTGCCGCTGGGCGGCGGTGCCGGGGCGGTGCCCGCCCAGGCGCTTCCCGCCGCGGTTGTCGAGACCGAGCCTGACTCCGGGGCTGGTTCCGGGTCTGTGGCGACCGGTGCCGAGGTCTCCCTCCCCGAGCAGGCCGGCGGTGGTGGCGGGCGCCGACGTGCGCGGCGGTCGTCGGTGGACGCGTTCCTGGACAGCGAGGACGCTCCCGAGGATCGTGAGGCGGAGACCGCCGTCGCGCCCACCGGGCGGCGCAGGCGACGGGCGGCGGACGCGGCGGGCGAGGTCCCGGCCGCTGCCGGTGAGGGTCCCGTGCCCGCGCAGGTCGCCGAGGGCGAGGGCTCCGGGGGTGGCGGGCAACAGCGTGGACAAGCCGCCTCGGCCGACGCCGCCGGTGAGTCCGTGGCCGCCGAGGGTGCGGTCGTCACGGCGGCCGAGCATGCGGCGGGTGCCGCTGCCGCCGCCACCGGGCTGGGCGGGACGGTGCCGCCGCAGGGCGTGCCCGCGCCCAGCGGGCGCCGCGCGCGCCGGGAGCCCGGACAGAACGCGTTGCCGCCGGCGCTCCCCGCCGGGCCGAGCCCCGCCGACGCCGCTTCCGGCGAGGCGGGCGGCGCCCAACAGCCCACCGGGCGCCGTCGTCGCGCCCTCGCCGGCCCTGAGGAGCGTGCCGCCGCACCCGAACCGGGCGCGCGAGCCGTCTTCGCACTGCCACCGGCCGAGGCCGACCGGGGACCCGAGTACGGGCAGTCGGCCGGGCTCGGGCCGGTGCCCGTGCCCCCGGGGCCGGGCGCGCCCATGCCGATGCCCATGCCCATGCCCATGCCGATGCCCGCTGGAACTGCCGCGCCTGCGCAGGGCGGGGAGGACGGGTACGAGGGTGAGGGCGGCCAGGGTGTGGCTGCTGCGGCTGGGGGGATGGGGGCCGCCGGTGGTGGGGCGGTTTCTGCCGGAGGGGCGGTTCCTGCCGGAGGGCCAGTGCCCGCCCAGGGGGCTGCGCCCGCCCAGGGGGCTGCGCCTGCTGGAGTGCCCGCGCTCGCCGGAGGAGCTGTGCCGGGCGGAGGAGCTGTGCCGGGCGGAGGGCTTGTGCCGGCCGGTGGTGTCGGGCAGCAGGTAGGCCAAGGCGCCGGGGCGGCGGGCGTCGTTGCCGGGCCGGGGGGCGTTAACCCGCAGGGACACGTTGCCGGGCCTGGAGTCGTCGCCGGGCCGGGTGGCGGTCAGGCGCACGGTGGGGGCCAAGTCCCCGGTGCCGGTCAGGCGCACGGTGCGGGTCAGGTCGCCGGTGCCGGTCAGGCGCACGGTGCGGGCCAAATCCCCGGCGCCGGTCAAGCGCACGGTGCGGGTCAGGTCGCCGGAGCCGGTCAAGCACCCGGCGCGGGCCAAATCCCCGGCGCCGGTCAAGCGCACGGTGCGGGTCAGGTCGCCGGAGCCGGTCAAGCACCCGGCGCGGGCCAAATCCCCGGCGCCGCTCATGCTCCCGGTGCGGGTCAGATCGCCAGTGGCGGTCAGGCGCCCGCTGCCGGTCAAGCCCCTGTCGCGGGCCAAGTCCCCGGACCCGGCCAAGTCCCCGGACCCGGTCAGGCCCCCGGTGTCGATCAGGCGCCCAGTGCGGGCCAAGTCCCCGGTGCAGGCCAAATCCCCGGCCCCGCTCAGGCCCCCGGTGCGGGACAGGTCGCCAGTGCGGGCCAAGTCCCCGCCGCGGGCCAAATCCCCGGCGCCGCTCAGGCGCCCAGTGCGGGCCAAATCCCCGCCGCAGGCCAGCTTCCGGGTGCCCCGGCCGGTGGTGTCGACGACGGTCGGCATGACGCCGCGCCGCACAATCCGGCTGACGACCACACACCGCCGCAGCCGCACCCGGTGCCCACGCCGACGGGTCGCCGCCGGGCGGTACGGCAGCCCGCGCCTCAGCAGGGTGACGGCGTCGCCACCGTGGCGCCCGGGCAGGGGGTTCCTGCCCAGGGCGTTCCCCCGCAGGGAGGACCGGGTCAGGCGGTGCCCGCGCAGGGCGTACCGGTGGGCGCCGCGCAGCCCGTGCCCGCCCAGGGTGTTGTTCCGGGTGGCCCGCAGCCGACGCGGGCAGCTCCCGGCCAGCCCGTTCCGGGTGCGGTCACCGCCGCACAGCCCGTTGCTCCGCAGGGAGTTCCGGGGGCCGCCGGGCAAGCCCACCCTGGGCAGGCCGCCCCCGGACAAGTGGTCGCACGCCAGGCCGCCGCTGGACAGGCAGTCGCCGCACAGGGCGCCGTACCGCCCCAGGCGGTCCCCGGTGGTCCGCAACCGGTGCCCGCCCCGGCCGGAGCCCTCGGCCGGTCCGTCACCGTGTCGGGAGTTCAGGGCGTTCAGGGCGTACAAGAGGTGCAGGGCGGCCCGGCCGTGCAAGGCGGCCCCCAGCCCGTGCCCGCCCAAGGTGTGCCCGGTGCCCCGCAGGCCGTCCCCGCTCAGGGCACGGTCGGCTCTCCCCAACCGCAGCCTCAGCCCCAGTCCTGGCCGGACGCCCACCAGGGGACTTCCGGCGCCGGCATCCCCGTAGCCGCTCCGCAGGCGGCGCTGCCCCCGCAGTCCACCCCTTCCTCGGGCACTCCCCTGCCGCCGGAGGTCGCCGTACAGCAGCAGCCGCGCGCCGCGCAGCCGTTGCCCGCCGAAGCCTCGGCCCCGGCTACGCCCGCGACTCCGGCCGCCTCCGCCACCCCCTCAGCACCCGCTCCCGCTCCCACCCCCTTCGACCCCAACTCGACCCAGGGACGGGCGATCAGCGTGCGGACGCTCGGCCAGGGCGTACCGTTCGCCCGCCACGGCGGCCCTCAGGCACAAGCCCAGGCCCAGGCCCAGGCGCAGGCCCAGGCGCAGCCTCAGACCGGAGGCACTCCCGCGCCGAACCAGCCCGGTGGGTCCGGCAGACGTCGCAAGCTCGGGACGCGGCCCCAGCCGACGGCCGACCGCCCGGAGTCGGGCGCGCGCCCGCACCCGCAGTCCACCCCGTCCAACGGCACCGGCGTAGGCACCGGCCAGACCCCGCCCCCCGCCCAGGCGGCCCAACCGCAGCAGACGGCGGCTCAGGCGCCGCAGCCCTCCCTGGCCGGACAGGTTCCGCTGCCCCAGCAGCCCTCACTCGCCGGGCAGGTCCCGCTCCCGCCGCAGCAGCCCTCACTCGCCGGGCAGTCGCGGCTGACGGGTCGTACGGAGGGTGCCGGGCGGTCGTACGCCATAGGGGCCCCCGACGAGAACGCGGACGAAGGGCCGGAGCCGCTGGACGGTCCCGGGGGCGCGGTGGAGGTGCCCGACCAGCCGCATCCGCAGCCGATGGACGACGAGTTGCCGCCGGAGCCGCTGGACAACCCGCGCCGGCTGCTGGTGTGGCCCGCGCCGGACGTGTCGACCCACCAGGCGCTGAGCGACCGCGGCTACCGGCCCGTCATCGTGAACTCCCGCGAGGACGTCGACGCCCAGATCGCCGCCTACCCGGCCGCCCTGTTCGTCGACCCGCTGACCGGGCCCATCACCCGTACGGCACTCCAGTCGCTGCGTCAGGCCGCCGTGGCTGCCGAGGTGCCTGTCCTCGTGACGGCGGGGCTCGGCCAGGCGACACGGGAGGCGGCGTACGGGGCCGACCCGGCCATCCTGCTGAAGGCGCTCGCGCCGCGCGACTCCGAGCAGCATCCGCCGCGTGTCCTGCTCATCGAGGAGCACGCGGAGATCGCGCTCGCCCTGACCGCGACGCTGGAACGGCGTGGCATGCAGGTCGCGCGAGCCGCGTCCGACGCGGACGCCGTCACGCTGGCCGCGCAGATGCGGCCGAACCTCGTGGTGATGGATCTGCTCCAGGTGCACCGCCGCCAGGCCGGAATCATCGACTGGCTGCGGACGAACGGCCAGTTGAACCGCACCCCGCTCGTCGTCTACACCGCCGCCGTCGACCCGTCCGAACTCCCGCGCCTGGCCTCGGGGGAGACGGTCCTCTTCCTCGCGGAGCGCTCGACGAGCCCCGAGGTGCAGACCCGGATCGTGGACCTGCTGTCACGAGTAGGTACGAACTGA
- a CDS encoding sensor histidine kinase, which yields MSGRRRTRTQKQPKLRRGRQPRTLRTRLVVSVVALVAVVCAVIGTVTTVALSERLNDQLNDQVTEVAMRASGGPKKFGGGGGQPPPDGPYGFINKGGTEENTVVAQVSSAGGITDAVVAKEKTSDSEGFEGMVTNALDDEQMTALGKVSKTGVHTVEIPGLGEYRVTYIEGNRGNFYVALPTQTVTDTLNTLIAVELSVTGAGLIAAGIAGSVLVGVALRPLRKVASTATRVSELPLHTGEVTLNERVPASETDPHTEVGQVGAALNRMLDHIHGALHSRQESETRVRQFVADASHELRTPLASIRGYAELTRRGREEIGPDTRHALGRIESESGRMTMLVEDLLLLARLDAGRPLQFEQTDLIPLVVDTVSDARVSGRSHNWRLDLPDVPALVSADAARLQQVLVNLLANARTHTPPGTTVTARVQRRGPWLCVDVEDDGQGIPEDLLPHVFERFARGDSSRSRASGSTGLGLAIVQAVADAHGGAVTVDSVPGRTVFTVHLPALGRDVPLYDDAANWQLDDVHYDGELDATDATHWQPDSQSQHSVSTRA from the coding sequence ATGAGCGGACGACGACGGACCCGTACGCAGAAGCAGCCGAAGCTGAGGCGAGGACGACAGCCGCGCACGCTGCGTACGCGGCTCGTCGTCTCCGTGGTGGCGTTGGTCGCGGTGGTGTGTGCGGTCATCGGGACGGTGACCACGGTCGCGTTGAGCGAGCGCCTGAACGACCAGCTCAACGATCAGGTGACGGAGGTCGCCATGCGCGCCTCCGGGGGCCCGAAGAAGTTCGGGGGCGGCGGCGGCCAGCCCCCGCCGGACGGGCCGTACGGGTTCATCAACAAGGGCGGTACCGAGGAGAACACCGTCGTCGCCCAGGTGAGCAGCGCCGGGGGGATCACCGACGCCGTGGTCGCCAAGGAGAAGACCTCCGACAGTGAGGGCTTCGAGGGCATGGTCACCAACGCCCTCGACGACGAGCAGATGACCGCTCTCGGCAAGGTGTCGAAGACCGGCGTCCACACCGTGGAGATCCCCGGCCTCGGCGAGTACCGGGTCACGTACATCGAGGGCAACAGGGGCAACTTCTACGTCGCCCTCCCCACCCAGACCGTCACGGACACCCTCAACACTCTCATCGCCGTCGAGCTCAGCGTCACCGGCGCCGGTCTCATCGCCGCCGGTATCGCCGGCTCCGTCCTCGTCGGCGTGGCCCTGCGCCCGCTGCGCAAGGTGGCCTCCACGGCGACCCGTGTCTCCGAACTGCCGCTGCACACCGGCGAAGTGACCCTCAACGAGCGGGTGCCGGCGTCCGAGACCGACCCGCACACCGAGGTCGGCCAGGTCGGTGCCGCCCTCAACCGGATGCTCGACCACATCCACGGCGCCCTGCACTCGCGGCAGGAGAGCGAGACGCGCGTACGGCAGTTCGTGGCGGACGCCAGCCATGAGCTGCGGACACCCCTCGCGTCCATCCGTGGCTACGCCGAGCTGACCAGGCGCGGCAGAGAGGAGATCGGGCCCGACACGCGGCACGCGCTCGGCCGGATCGAGTCCGAGTCCGGGCGTATGACCATGCTCGTCGAGGATCTGCTGCTGCTCGCGCGGCTCGACGCGGGACGACCGCTCCAGTTCGAGCAGACCGACCTCATCCCGCTCGTCGTGGACACCGTCAGCGACGCGCGTGTCTCCGGGCGGAGCCACAACTGGCGGCTCGACCTGCCGGACGTACCCGCGCTCGTGTCGGCCGACGCCGCACGACTTCAGCAGGTGCTCGTCAACCTCCTGGCGAACGCGCGTACCCACACCCCACCCGGGACGACCGTCACCGCACGCGTCCAGCGGCGTGGGCCGTGGTTGTGCGTCGATGTCGAGGACGACGGACAGGGCATTCCGGAGGACCTGCTGCCGCATGTGTTCGAACGGTTCGCGCGGGGTGACTCCTCGCGCTCCCGGGCCTCCGGCTCGACCGGGCTCGGGCTCGCCATCGTGCAGGCCGTGGCCGACGCGCACGGCGGTGCCGTGACGGTCGACAGCGTGCCCGGCAGGACCGTGTTCACGGTGCATCTGCCCGCCCTCGGACGGGATGTGCCGCTGTACGACGACGCGGCGAACTGGCAGCTCGACGACGTGCACTACGACGGCGAGCTCGATGCGACCGACGCAACACACTGGCAACCGGACTCACAGTCACAGCACAGTGTGAGCACACGGGCATAA
- a CDS encoding DUF2797 domain-containing protein, with amino-acid sequence MAHAWRCTGLRWSGDGPLLGWEGGRRSALPRGKVVAFEVVGAGRRTCVGARGNACPVRAGVPGRSTGARCEECARLDRAHSVAADTIADDPRPYHVYLAWFGPGMVKVGITAVERGSARLLEQGAVCFGWLGRGPLMAARRAEEVLRAALKVPDRIPYAEKRIVRAGLPAVEERVGELAALHGRALGLHGWPESLEPVPFRAVDHFGVFGLDGLPAADGVVSELVAGGVVGGEVLAAAGPDLHLATGRGVLVLDTRLMTGWELTAPVGERARDVVTVPVRELKSRGDGGVQDGLF; translated from the coding sequence ATGGCACACGCGTGGAGATGTACGGGGCTGCGGTGGAGTGGGGACGGGCCGCTGCTGGGTTGGGAAGGCGGGCGGAGGAGCGCTCTGCCCCGGGGGAAGGTGGTGGCGTTCGAGGTGGTCGGTGCCGGGCGGCGGACCTGCGTCGGCGCCCGGGGGAACGCGTGTCCGGTGCGGGCGGGAGTGCCGGGGCGGAGTACCGGGGCCCGGTGCGAGGAGTGTGCGCGACTCGATCGGGCGCATTCCGTGGCAGCCGACACGATCGCCGATGATCCGCGGCCGTATCACGTGTATCTCGCGTGGTTCGGGCCCGGGATGGTGAAGGTCGGGATCACCGCGGTCGAGCGGGGGTCGGCGCGGCTGCTGGAGCAGGGGGCGGTCTGCTTCGGGTGGCTCGGGCGGGGGCCGCTGATGGCCGCGCGGCGGGCGGAGGAGGTGCTGCGGGCCGCGCTCAAGGTGCCGGACCGGATTCCGTACGCCGAGAAGAGGATCGTGAGGGCCGGCCTGCCCGCCGTCGAGGAACGCGTCGGGGAGCTGGCGGCGCTGCACGGGCGAGCCCTGGGGCTCCATGGGTGGCCCGAGTCGCTGGAGCCGGTGCCGTTCCGGGCGGTCGATCACTTCGGGGTGTTCGGGCTGGACGGGTTGCCGGCCGCCGACGGGGTGGTGAGTGAGCTGGTCGCGGGTGGGGTCGTGGGCGGTGAGGTGCTAGCCGCCGCCGGGCCCGATCTGCATCTGGCCACCGGGCGGGGAGTCCTCGTTCTCGATACGCGCCTCATGACCGGGTGGGAGCTGACCGCTCCCGTCGGTGAGCGAGCCCGTGACGTAGTCACCGTGCCCGTACGGGAGTTGAAGAGCCGAGGGGACGGGGGCGTGCAGGACGGGCTGTTCTGA
- a CDS encoding subtilase-type protease inhibitor, with protein sequence MSQSPPTLVPASPVPASPRQAVAAERTPAVLGRLFLGAAASLAAAAAGTLSPVAPAAYAAEALSRTALPTPAFGPGDRLTVTVREAGGGADGTFELRCHPDGGSHPDVREACGRLDRRTTWGKDPFAPVRPGTLCTMQYGGPATAYVTGTWAGRRVDARFGRGNGCEIARWDALVPVLPDLRV encoded by the coding sequence ATGTCGCAGAGCCCTCCCACCCTTGTTCCCGCCTCCCCTGTTCCCGCCTCCCCTCGTCAGGCCGTCGCGGCGGAGAGGACTCCGGCCGTCCTGGGCCGGCTGTTCCTCGGTGCCGCCGCCTCGCTCGCCGCGGCCGCCGCCGGCACGCTCTCGCCGGTGGCGCCGGCCGCGTACGCCGCCGAGGCGTTGTCGCGTACCGCGCTGCCCACACCCGCCTTCGGTCCCGGCGACCGGCTGACCGTCACGGTGCGGGAGGCGGGAGGCGGGGCGGACGGGACGTTCGAGTTGCGGTGCCATCCGGACGGGGGCAGCCACCCGGACGTGCGGGAGGCGTGCGGCCGGCTCGACCGACGGACGACGTGGGGGAAGGATCCGTTCGCCCCGGTCCGGCCCGGCACCCTGTGCACGATGCAGTACGGAGGACCCGCCACCGCGTATGTCACCGGGACCTGGGCCGGGCGCCGCGTCGACGCCCGCTTCGGCCGGGGCAACGGCTGCGAGATCGCCCGCTGGGACGCGCTGGTGCCCGTACTGCCCGACCTCCGCGTATAG
- a CDS encoding response regulator transcription factor has protein sequence MTTTSPQGRTELLRPDGSPVRVLVVDDELSITELLSMALRYEGWQIRSAGDGTGAIQTARDFRPDAVVLDMMLPDMDGLTVLGRLRRELPDVPVLFLTAKDAVEDRIAGLTAGGDDYVTKPFSLEEVVARLRGLIRRSGAADRRSDSVLVVGDLMLDEDSHEVSRGGDNIHLTATEFELLRFLMRNPRRVLSKAQILDRVWSYDFGGQANVVELYISYLRRKIDAGREPMIHTRRGAGYLIKPAAS, from the coding sequence ATGACCACGACCTCGCCCCAGGGGCGCACCGAACTGCTGAGGCCGGACGGGAGCCCCGTCCGCGTGCTTGTGGTGGACGACGAGCTGTCGATCACCGAACTGCTGTCCATGGCCCTGCGCTACGAGGGATGGCAGATCCGGAGTGCGGGGGACGGCACGGGTGCCATCCAGACCGCCCGGGACTTCCGGCCCGACGCCGTCGTACTCGACATGATGCTGCCCGACATGGACGGGCTGACCGTCCTCGGGCGGCTGCGGCGCGAGCTGCCGGACGTGCCTGTGCTCTTTCTCACCGCGAAGGACGCGGTCGAGGACCGGATCGCCGGGCTCACCGCCGGCGGTGACGACTACGTCACCAAGCCGTTCAGCCTCGAAGAGGTCGTGGCCCGGCTGCGCGGGCTCATCCGCCGCTCCGGCGCCGCCGACCGCCGCTCCGACTCCGTGCTCGTCGTCGGCGACCTCATGCTCGACGAGGACAGCCACGAGGTGTCGCGCGGCGGGGACAACATCCACCTCACCGCCACCGAGTTCGAACTGCTCCGCTTCCTCATGCGGAACCCGCGGCGCGTGCTCAGCAAGGCCCAGATACTCGACCGTGTGTGGTCGTACGACTTCGGCGGCCAGGCCAACGTGGTCGAGCTGTACATCTCGTATCTGCGGCGGAAGATCGACGCGGGGCGCGAGCCGATGATCCACACCCGGCGTGGGGCCGGTTATCTGATCAAGCCCGCCGCGTCATGA